In Ruminococcaceae bacterium R-25, one genomic interval encodes:
- a CDS encoding glycosyltransferase involved in cell wall biosynthesis — translation MTPVLYLVIPCYNEEQVLPLTSGKFKGKIEELIEAGKISDKSRVMFVNDGSRDKTWEILSSLCEADEKYCAISLAHNRGHQNALIAGLMEAKKFADITISLDCDGQDDINAITAMVDEYAKGSEIVFGVRNDRSTDTWFKRTTAQSYYKFLRGMGVDIIPDHADYRLMSSRVLSALEGYGEVNLFLRGIIPTLGFKQSVVYYSRAEREAGTTHYPLSKMVSLAVDGVTSFSVRPLRLITVLGMIVALLSFIGIIYVLVSVITGYYVDGWASTTCIICFVSGIQMISLGVIGEYVGKIYLETKHRPRYFVAERKNITEE, via the coding sequence ATGACGCCTGTACTTTATCTTGTAATACCCTGCTATAACGAAGAGCAGGTCCTTCCGCTCACGAGCGGCAAGTTTAAAGGCAAAATTGAAGAGCTTATTGAAGCGGGAAAAATCAGTGACAAGAGCCGCGTTATGTTCGTAAATGACGGAAGCCGGGATAAGACATGGGAGATCCTTTCTTCTCTTTGTGAAGCTGATGAGAAATACTGCGCTATCTCTCTGGCTCATAACAGAGGCCACCAGAATGCGCTTATCGCAGGTCTCATGGAAGCCAAGAAGTTTGCCGATATCACGATATCACTTGACTGTGACGGACAGGATGATATCAATGCCATAACAGCGATGGTTGATGAATATGCAAAAGGCAGCGAGATCGTTTTCGGTGTTAGAAATGACAGATCCACAGATACATGGTTTAAGAGAACGACGGCTCAGTCTTATTACAAGTTCCTCCGAGGAATGGGCGTAGATATCATTCCCGACCATGCCGATTACAGACTTATGAGCTCCAGAGTTTTAAGTGCTCTGGAAGGCTACGGTGAAGTAAACCTTTTCTTAAGAGGCATCATCCCTACACTGGGATTCAAGCAGTCTGTTGTTTATTATTCCAGAGCAGAAAGAGAAGCCGGAACGACACATTATCCTCTGTCAAAGATGGTATCTCTTGCTGTTGACGGTGTTACTTCATTTTCAGTAAGGCCGTTAAGACTCATCACGGTTCTCGGAATGATAGTGGCTTTGTTGAGCTTTATAGGTATCATTTATGTTCTGGTATCTGTAATCACCGGATATTATGTTGACGGCTGGGCTTCAACCACATGCATCATCTGCTTCGTTTCCGGAATCCAGATGATAAGCCTTGGCGTAATCGGTGAATATGTCGGTAAGATCTATCTCGAGACAAAGCATCGTCCGCGTTACTTTGTTGCTGAAAGAAAAAACATAACGGAGGAGTAA
- a CDS encoding glycosyltransferase involved in cell wall biosynthesis, which yields MDILYIVMPAYNEEDNILDVVTSWYPILEGKDPASRLVIADSGSQDRTHELLENFKKDHPQLEILSDTGKQHGPKVIALYDYSIKQGADFIFQTDSDGQTLPEEFDAFWQMRHGYKGIFGHRVVRGDGKDRAFVEKVVCFLLKLYFKVKVPDANAPFRLMDAKTVAKYLPKLDKDYNLPNIMMTTYFVHYGEEHTFREVTFRPRQGGTNSINIKKIVKIGWKALGDFRRLKKAM from the coding sequence ATGGATATTTTGTATATCGTTATGCCCGCATATAACGAAGAAGACAATATTTTAGATGTTGTTACTTCCTGGTATCCGATCCTTGAGGGCAAAGATCCCGCATCAAGGCTCGTAATCGCAGACAGCGGAAGCCAGGACCGTACACATGAGCTTCTTGAAAATTTCAAGAAGGATCATCCGCAGCTTGAGATCCTGTCTGATACAGGCAAGCAGCATGGCCCCAAGGTTATTGCTCTTTACGATTATTCAATCAAGCAGGGCGCTGATTTTATTTTCCAGACTGACTCCGACGGACAGACACTGCCTGAAGAATTCGATGCTTTCTGGCAGATGCGCCACGGCTATAAGGGTATCTTCGGCCACAGAGTCGTAAGAGGCGACGGTAAGGACAGAGCATTTGTCGAGAAGGTCGTATGCTTCCTCTTAAAGCTCTATTTCAAGGTAAAGGTACCGGATGCGAATGCGCCTTTCCGTCTCATGGACGCTAAGACTGTAGCTAAGTATCTTCCAAAGCTCGACAAGGATTACAACCTCCCGAATATCATGATGACTACTTATTTCGTCCACTATGGTGAGGAGCACACATTCCGTGAAGTAACGTTCAGACCCCGTCAGGGAGGCACTAACTCAATCAATATCAAGAAGATAGTTAAGATCGGCTGGAAGGCTTTAGGTGACTTCCGCCGTCTTAAAAAGGCAATGTAA